Genomic segment of Paenibacillus sp. FSL R5-0623:
CATCTAAAATGAAAGCGAGTATTTTAGGATTTTCAATAGCGTTATATCAGCTAATCCTTCAATATATCGGATAACGGGATGGGACAGGGTAGTTCAATAAGAACAAGTAAGCAATAGGTTGAAAACAAAAGAGCAGATCCTGATCACAGGACCTGCTCTTTCTCATTTAACTTCCAATAACTTTCCAGTTATTCGCCTGTTCAACCGTTAATGGTTGATGTCTACGAATATAATCCTCCACCAGTGCGGCCATGTCCGTGGCACCTTCGTGCAGTACCTTTTTGCCTGGATACATTGCATAATCTCCACCGCCAGCAGCACGGTAGCTGTTCATCACCACAGAGTACGTGCCATTCATGTCCATTGGTTTGCCTTCACGTTCCAACTTCACAACTCGGCTGCCTACAGGTTGGGAGATATCCAACTCGTACTCCAGGCCAGCCCACATATCGTAATTATAATGTTGGGGTTTGGGCTCCATATAAGCCGGATTGACTGCGACCTCGCCAGAAGCATTCACTTCAAAGTAACGAGCCGTTTGTTCCAACGCCTCCCGGATATCCTGACCACTCAACTCCAGCACCGTCAGAGTATTAGGATAAATGAAGTTGGATAACACGTCCCGAACGGTGATGTGCCTCCCGAAACCGCGAGCTTCTTCACTCAGCATGGCGGTATTGGAGAGCTGCGCTCCAGTCGCTTCCATCTGCACTTGATGTACAAAAGCAATGAATGGATGTGCCTTGAGTCGCAGAGCCGTAGCATTAGTGATGGATAAATCCCCAGCCACCTCGCCAATGGGTTGATCAAGCCATGCTTGTGCCTCAGTTTCCAGCTCTTCTGTCAGTTTCATGACGGTTGCATCAGGTTCAACCTCATTATGTTCATCCAGAAGTAACAACCGAGCCTTCTTATCGGTAATCTGCCATTTCCCGCCCGATGATTGTTCCAACTGAACGGTTACATGCCCCGCACCATTTCCACTGAATCCCGGCTGAATGACGGTTACGCCGTGAATTTCAGCTGTAAGCTGACGATGCTGATGTCCGGTAAGCAACACATCGATGCC
This window contains:
- a CDS encoding bifunctional UDP-sugar hydrolase/5'-nucleotidase yields the protein MTSINHTASFDILYTSDLHGAIRPIHYNTNAYRPAGLALLASLIRKERERSPELMLVDNGDLLQGSPLASYAASQVSKNEVHPFITVLNELGYDAAVMGNHEFNYGPNLLHGAVGASNFPWLSANIVKDEQPDVPALGPPYLIKTLSTGVKIALLGATTHYIPNWEHPKNIEGLQFHDALETIRTWVSYIREHEQPDVMVVSYHGGFESDLETGEPAERLTGENQGYAICLDIEGIDVLLTGHQHRQLTAEIHGVTVIQPGFSGNGAGHVTVQLEQSSGGKWQITDKKARLLLLDEHNEVEPDATVMKLTEELETEAQAWLDQPIGEVAGDLSITNATALRLKAHPFIAFVHQVQMEATGAQLSNTAMLSEEARGFGRHITVRDVLSNFIYPNTLTVLELSGQDIREALEQTARYFEVNASGEVAVNPAYMEPKPQHYNYDMWAGLEYELDISQPVGSRVVKLEREGKPMDMNGTYSVVMNSYRAAGGGDYAMYPGKKVLHEGATDMAALVEDYIRRHQPLTVEQANNWKVIGS